Proteins encoded in a region of the Pelmatolapia mariae isolate MD_Pm_ZW linkage group LG16_19, Pm_UMD_F_2, whole genome shotgun sequence genome:
- the scrn3 gene encoding secernin-3 translates to MRPSSCDTFVALPPSTEGQRIIFGKNSDRPCDEVQEVVYFPATDYAAGEKVECTYIEIEQVAHTYAVVLSRPAWLWGAEMGANEHQVCIGNEAVWGRQSADGEEALLGMDLVRLGLERADTAEKAVTVITELLEKYGQGGSCMEDESSFTYHNSFLISDRKEAWLLETSGKYWAAERVEGGYRNISNQYGITTKIDKEHPEMRAYAQSKGWWDGKTEFNFATVYSFMTTARIEASGSRYCEGKKLLEKSNGHITAEAMMDILRDKDSGINMEGMFMTTGSMVSVIPTDPDLPGVHYFTATPDPERSVFKPFVFVKNLHPLKETSSPSYGLDDPVKKKPRFQSKPDRKHELFVKHELVAAIIESHKDRGRKITEGMRQLEKEMIKEMEEHLLHGVESPDFLVNLFSSSVQRELSVYSQK, encoded by the exons ATGCGCCCATCTTCGTGTGACACCTTTGTGGCTCTGCCCCCATCCACTGAGGGACAGCGCATCATTTTTGGGAAAAACTCTGACAGGCCTTGCGATGAAGTCCAGGAGGTTGTGTATTTTCCTGCCACAGACTATGCTGCAGGGGAGAAGGTTGAG TGCACATATATAGAAATTGAGCAGGTTGCCCACACTTATGCAGTTGTATTGAGCAGACCAGCATGGCTGTGGGGGGCAGAGATGGGTGCAAATGAGCATCAAGTGTGCATTGGAAATGAAGCAGTGTGGGGCCGACAGAGCGCAGATGGCGAGGAGGCTCTCCTCGGCATGGATCTCGTCAG GCTTGGACTTGAAAGAGCTGATACAGCTGAGAAAGCAGTGACCGTTATCACCGAGCTGCTGGAGAAGTACGGTCAGGGAGGATCGTGCATGGAGGATGAAAGTAGCTTCACCTACCACAACAGCTTCCTCATCTCAGACAGGAAGGAAGCATGGCTCCTGGAAACGTCAGGAAAGTACTGGGCAGCAGAAAGAGTCGAAG GTGGATATCGCAACATCTCAAACCAGTATGGCATCACCACTAAGATAGACAAGGAGCATCCTGAAATGAGGGCGTATGCCCAAAGTAAGGGCTGGTGGGATGGGAAGACCGAGTTCAACTTTGCCACGGTCTACTCCTTTATGACTACAGCCAGAATAGAAGCCTCTGGGAGCCGATACTGTGAGGGGAAGAAGTTGCTGGAAAAGAGCAACG GTCATATCACAGCGGAGGCAATGATGGATATCCTGAGGGATAAAGATAGTGGCATCAACATGGAGGGCATGTTCATGACCACAGGAAGTATGGTGTCTGTGATACCCACGGACCCCGATCTGCCAGGGGTTCACTACTTTACAGCAACTCCAGATCCTGAAAG GTCTGTATTCAAACCGTTCGTTTTCGTGAAAAACCTTCATCCGTTAAAGGAGACGTCTTCCCCGAGTTACGGCCTAGATGACCCTGTGAAGAAGAAACCCCGCTTCCAGAGCAAGCCTGACCGCAAGCACGAGTTGTTTGTCAAACATGAACTGGTGGCTGCCATCATTGAGTCCCACAAG gACAGAGGAAGGAAGATCACAGAAGGTATGAGGCAGCTGGAGAAGGAGATGATAAAAGAGATGGAGGAACATCTTTTACATGGTGTTGAAAGCCCCGATTTTCTGGTGAACTTGTTTTCAAGTTCTGTTCAGAGGGAGCTTTCTGTTTACAGCCAAAAATGA
- the LOC134644454 gene encoding lysosomal cholesterol signaling protein-like isoform X1, protein MTAGGRGRVNIMMEAPERSRSFNFSSEELDSSALSSSMSIDRLFPALLECFGIILCGYIAGRANIITSTQAKGLGSFVSKFALPALLFKNMVLLDFGNVIWPFLWSILIAKVCVFFLVCILTLIVASPVSRYSKAGLFSIFATQSNDFALGYPIVEALYQSTYPEYLQYIYLVAPVSLMFLNPIGFALCEIQKWKDQGNHQQSKVVIVGVVVLQVIKNPIVFMVVIGIIAHFVLHQTVPVFMAQFVDGLANSFGGAALFYLGLSMVGQLGKLTKSTVVTLILLTTAKLLLMPLICKDMVDLLDKRNTSDLNHSSLSDYAFLYGVFPTAPSVAIYAVYYNAELEVVTAGMVISTFLSAPIMYVSAWLLTIRWTDPQRLMNSLQNVSFNISIVSLVALVWTIAVMFLSKKFKRLPHLFTVNLFFAQILTCIGMILWNFVVKENNFIGQVLTFTLLCTSLYSTFIWPGLIALSLVLLKSEDLKVSPGMLVIAGWGIPALITAVLLICGEKMFGVIDAAFFYGRAQIICTTFVVAFSIFLGGGSFVCLSRGSWAQNVQTEEVNSFDSPEDPLIENEPENQTLFETAPPPRDQACLICDCAPTQPLPDMIISADMSSTPTTQAGQCESRCESTDCLLVQVEELQQVADRQVARHVLMCLLLTVSLLANLSICVWLLFNHNPGRLYLELLFFCAVVNYGQGLLSFALFGLDKHLILLPFKKRLYSLWYGKQEEQPQTDLPEEIRMTCTQFTKYHKQQCFHDIVKKRRCGKKTMVDCFLGCELVEWLLQVGLAQDRGEAVLYGTRLQEGGVLQHIKQEYSFQDSPLYYRFLA, encoded by the exons ATGACAGCTGGCGGCAGAGGGAGGGTCAACATAATGATGGAGGCACCGGAAAGAAGCCGCAGCTTCAACTTTTCATCTGAGGAGCTGGACTCCTCTGCCCTCTCCTCCAGCATGTCCATCGACAGGCTCTTTCCAGCTCTCCTGGAGTGCTTTGGGATAATTTTGTGCGGGTACATCGCAGGGAGGGCAAACATTATCACCTCCACCCAGGCCAAAGGATTGGGGAGTTTTGTTTCCAAGTTTGCTCTCCCAGCACTGCTGTTCAAGAACATGGTGCTGCTGGACTTTGGTAATGTCATCTGGCCATTTCTCTGGAGCATCCTCATCGCCAAAGTGTGCGTCTTCTTCCTCGTCTGCATCCTCACATTGATAGTAGCCAGCCCCGTCAGTCGCTACAGTAAGGCTGGGCTCTTCTCAATTTTTGCTACCCAAAGCAATGATTTTGCTTTGGGATATCCTATAG TTGAAGCCCTGTACCAGAGTACATATCCAGAGTACCTCCAGTATATCTACCTGGTGGCCCCTGTGTCCCTGATGTTTCTAAATCCCATCGGCTTTGCCCTCTGTGAGATCCAGAAGTGGAAGGATCAGGGGAACCATCAACAGAGCAAAGTAGTGATTGTGGGAGTTGTAGTTTTACAGGTCATAAAGAACCCCATAGTATTTATGGTTGTTATCGGCATCATCGCCCACTTTGTGCTGCACCAAACCGTTCCCGTCTTCATGGCTCAGTTTGTGGATGGCTTGGCTAACTCTTTTGGGGGAGCAGCTCTGTTCTACCTGGGACTGTCCATGGTGGGCCAGTTGGGGAAATTAACCAAATCTACAGTGGTGACACTGATATTACTTACTACAGCAAAACT GTTACTAATGCCCCTGATTTGTAAGGACATGGTGGATCTGTTGGACAAACGCAACACCAGCGATTTGAACCACTCCAGCCTCTCTGATTATGCCTTTCTTTATGGAGTGTTTCCCACTGCACCGAGTGTGGCCATCTATGCCGTTTATTATAACGCAGAGCTAGAAGTT GTAACTGCTGGGATGGTGATCAGCACTTTCCTCTCAGCTCCAATAATGTATGTTTCTGCCTGGTTACTCACGATCCGTTGGACGGATCCTCAGCGTTTAATGAATTCACTGCAGAATGTCAGTTTCAACATAAGCATCGTGAGCTTAGTTGCACTG GTGTGGACTATTGCCGTCatgtttttaagtaaaaaattCAAAAGGCTGCCTCACTTGTTTACAGTTAACCTTTTCTTTGCACAG ATTCTGACTTGCATTGGGATGATCTTGTGGAACTTCGTAGTGAAGGAAAATAACTTCATTGGTCAGGTCCTGACTTTCACCTTATTATGTACCTCACTCTACAGCACTTTTATATGGCCAG gtTTGATAGCACTCTCACTTGTGCTCTTGAAGTCTGAGGATCTGAAAGTTTCACCGGGCATGTTGGTCATTGCGGGCTGGGG GATTCCAGCTTTAATAACTGCAGTTTTGCTCatttgtggggaaaaaatgttTGGAGTCATTGATGCAGCTTTCTTCTATGGCAGAGCACAG ATAATCTGCACCACATTCGTAGTTGCCTTCAGCATATTCCTGGGAGGAGGCTCTTTTGTGTGTCTCAGCAGAGGAAGCTGGGCCCAAAATGTCCAAACTGAAGAGGTGAACTCATTTGACTCTCCAGAAGACCCTTTGATTGAAAATGAACCGGAAAACCAGACCCTGTTTGAGACTGCCCCCCCACCAAGAGATCAAG CATGCCTCATATGTGACTGTGCACCAACCCAACCCCTGCCTGACATGATCATCAGTGCAGATATGAGCAGCACACCAACCACACAAGCAG GTCAGTGTGAGAGCAGGTGCGAGTCCACAGACTGCCTCCTTGTCCAAGTGGAGGAGCTCCAACAGGTTGCAGACAGACAAGTGGCCCGTCATGTGCTCATGTGTCTGCTTCTGACTGTCAGCCTGCTTGCT AATTTGTCCATCTGCGTGTGGCTGCTCTTTAACCACAATCCTGGTAGACTCTACTTGGAGCTGCTCTTCTTTTGTGCTGTGGTCAACTATGGACAG GGGCTTCTCTCCTTTGCTCTTTTTGGGCTGGACAAACATTTGATTTTACTGCCATTTAAGAAGAG ATTATACAGTCTGTGGTATGGAAAACAAGAAGAGCAGCCACAGACTGATTTACCTGAGGAGATCAGGATGACCTGCACCCAGTTCACCAAATACCACAAGCAGCAGTGTTTTCATGACATTGTTAAAAAGAGAAG GTGTGGAAAGAAGACTATGgtggactgttttcttggctgtGAACTTGTTGAGTGGCTTCTGCAAGTTGGTTTAGCTCAGGACCGTGGCGAGGCAGTACTCTATGGGACGCGATTACAAGAGGGTGGTGTGCTCCAGCACATCAAGCAGGAATACAGCTTCCAAGATAGTCCGCTGTATTATCGCTTCCTGGCATAA
- the LOC134644454 gene encoding lysosomal cholesterol signaling protein-like isoform X2 encodes MTAGGRGRVNIMMEAPERSRSFNFSSEELDSSALSSSMSIDRLFPALLECFGIILCGYIAGRANIITSTQAKGLGSFVSKFALPALLFKNMVLLDFGNVIWPFLWSILIAKVCVFFLVCILTLIVASPVSRYSKAGLFSIFATQSNDFALGYPIVEALYQSTYPEYLQYIYLVAPVSLMFLNPIGFALCEIQKWKDQGNHQQSKVVIVGVVVLQVIKNPIVFMVVIGIIAHFVLHQTVPVFMAQFVDGLANSFGGAALFYLGLSMVGQLGKLTKSTVVTLILLTTAKLLLMPLICKDMVDLLDKRNTSDLNHSSLSDYAFLYGVFPTAPSVAIYAVYYNAELEVVTAGMVISTFLSAPIMYVSAWLLTIRWTDPQRLMNSLQNVSFNISIVSLVALVWTIAVMFLSKKFKRLPHLFTVNLFFAQILTCIGMILWNFVVKENNFIGQVLTFTLLCTSLYSTFIWPGLIALSLVLLKSEDLKVSPGMLVIAGWGIPALITAVLLICGEKMFGVIDAAFFYGRAQIICTTFVVAFSIFLGGGSFVCLSRGSWAQNVQTEEVNSFDSPEDPLIENEPENQTLFETAPPPRDQACLICDCAPTQPLPDMIISADMSSTPTTQAGQCESRCESTDCLLVQVEELQQVADRQVARHVLMCLLLTVSLLANLSICVWLLFNHNPGRLYLELLFFCAVVNYGQGLLSFALFGLDKHLILLPFKKRLYSLWYGKQEEQPQTDLPEEIRMTCTQFTKYHKQQCFHDIVKKRRQLSFG; translated from the exons ATGACAGCTGGCGGCAGAGGGAGGGTCAACATAATGATGGAGGCACCGGAAAGAAGCCGCAGCTTCAACTTTTCATCTGAGGAGCTGGACTCCTCTGCCCTCTCCTCCAGCATGTCCATCGACAGGCTCTTTCCAGCTCTCCTGGAGTGCTTTGGGATAATTTTGTGCGGGTACATCGCAGGGAGGGCAAACATTATCACCTCCACCCAGGCCAAAGGATTGGGGAGTTTTGTTTCCAAGTTTGCTCTCCCAGCACTGCTGTTCAAGAACATGGTGCTGCTGGACTTTGGTAATGTCATCTGGCCATTTCTCTGGAGCATCCTCATCGCCAAAGTGTGCGTCTTCTTCCTCGTCTGCATCCTCACATTGATAGTAGCCAGCCCCGTCAGTCGCTACAGTAAGGCTGGGCTCTTCTCAATTTTTGCTACCCAAAGCAATGATTTTGCTTTGGGATATCCTATAG TTGAAGCCCTGTACCAGAGTACATATCCAGAGTACCTCCAGTATATCTACCTGGTGGCCCCTGTGTCCCTGATGTTTCTAAATCCCATCGGCTTTGCCCTCTGTGAGATCCAGAAGTGGAAGGATCAGGGGAACCATCAACAGAGCAAAGTAGTGATTGTGGGAGTTGTAGTTTTACAGGTCATAAAGAACCCCATAGTATTTATGGTTGTTATCGGCATCATCGCCCACTTTGTGCTGCACCAAACCGTTCCCGTCTTCATGGCTCAGTTTGTGGATGGCTTGGCTAACTCTTTTGGGGGAGCAGCTCTGTTCTACCTGGGACTGTCCATGGTGGGCCAGTTGGGGAAATTAACCAAATCTACAGTGGTGACACTGATATTACTTACTACAGCAAAACT GTTACTAATGCCCCTGATTTGTAAGGACATGGTGGATCTGTTGGACAAACGCAACACCAGCGATTTGAACCACTCCAGCCTCTCTGATTATGCCTTTCTTTATGGAGTGTTTCCCACTGCACCGAGTGTGGCCATCTATGCCGTTTATTATAACGCAGAGCTAGAAGTT GTAACTGCTGGGATGGTGATCAGCACTTTCCTCTCAGCTCCAATAATGTATGTTTCTGCCTGGTTACTCACGATCCGTTGGACGGATCCTCAGCGTTTAATGAATTCACTGCAGAATGTCAGTTTCAACATAAGCATCGTGAGCTTAGTTGCACTG GTGTGGACTATTGCCGTCatgtttttaagtaaaaaattCAAAAGGCTGCCTCACTTGTTTACAGTTAACCTTTTCTTTGCACAG ATTCTGACTTGCATTGGGATGATCTTGTGGAACTTCGTAGTGAAGGAAAATAACTTCATTGGTCAGGTCCTGACTTTCACCTTATTATGTACCTCACTCTACAGCACTTTTATATGGCCAG gtTTGATAGCACTCTCACTTGTGCTCTTGAAGTCTGAGGATCTGAAAGTTTCACCGGGCATGTTGGTCATTGCGGGCTGGGG GATTCCAGCTTTAATAACTGCAGTTTTGCTCatttgtggggaaaaaatgttTGGAGTCATTGATGCAGCTTTCTTCTATGGCAGAGCACAG ATAATCTGCACCACATTCGTAGTTGCCTTCAGCATATTCCTGGGAGGAGGCTCTTTTGTGTGTCTCAGCAGAGGAAGCTGGGCCCAAAATGTCCAAACTGAAGAGGTGAACTCATTTGACTCTCCAGAAGACCCTTTGATTGAAAATGAACCGGAAAACCAGACCCTGTTTGAGACTGCCCCCCCACCAAGAGATCAAG CATGCCTCATATGTGACTGTGCACCAACCCAACCCCTGCCTGACATGATCATCAGTGCAGATATGAGCAGCACACCAACCACACAAGCAG GTCAGTGTGAGAGCAGGTGCGAGTCCACAGACTGCCTCCTTGTCCAAGTGGAGGAGCTCCAACAGGTTGCAGACAGACAAGTGGCCCGTCATGTGCTCATGTGTCTGCTTCTGACTGTCAGCCTGCTTGCT AATTTGTCCATCTGCGTGTGGCTGCTCTTTAACCACAATCCTGGTAGACTCTACTTGGAGCTGCTCTTCTTTTGTGCTGTGGTCAACTATGGACAG GGGCTTCTCTCCTTTGCTCTTTTTGGGCTGGACAAACATTTGATTTTACTGCCATTTAAGAAGAG ATTATACAGTCTGTGGTATGGAAAACAAGAAGAGCAGCCACAGACTGATTTACCTGAGGAGATCAGGATGACCTGCACCCAGTTCACCAAATACCACAAGCAGCAGTGTTTTCATGACATTGTTAAAAAGAGAAG ACAACTATCCTTTGGGTGA
- the LOC134644455 gene encoding acetylcholine receptor subunit alpha-like, giving the protein MNVVIFVFHLVTLTGTAWGSLEETLLFKTLFTGYNKVVRPVSHFKDKVNVTVGLQLIQLISVDEVNQIVTSNVRLKQKWKDVNLQWNPEDYGGIKKIRVPSRDIWRPDLVLYNNADGDFAIVHETKVLLEYTGMITWNPPAIFKSYCEIIVLHFPFDLQNCSMKLGTWTYDGNLVVINPDSDRPDLSHFMESGEWVMKDFRGWKHWVYYACCQDTPYLDITYHFLMLRLPLYFIVNVIIPCMLFSFLTGLVFYLPTDSGEKMTLSISVLLSLTVFLLVIVELIPSTSSAVPLIGKYMLFTMVFVIASIIITVIVINTHHRSPSTHTMPHWVRKVFIETIPNIMFFSTMKRPGKEKQIKTIYGADFDISDISGNQASAVPYYSPITKNPDVRSAIDGVKYIAETMKSDEESSSAAEEWKFVAMVLDHILLCVFMAVCLIGTLAVFAGRLIELSML; this is encoded by the exons ATGAAtgttgtgatttttgtttttcatctagTCACCCTAACAG GCACGGCCTGGGGCTCCTTGGAAGAAACACTTCTATTTAAAACCCTTTTCACTGGTTACAATAAGGTTGTCCGTCCTGTCAGTCATTTCAAGGACAAAGTGAACGTTACTGTGGGTCTTCAGCTCATTCAGCTCATCAGTGTG GATGAGGTTAACCAGATTGTCACCAGCAATGTGCGACTGAAACAG AAATGGAAAGATGTGAACTTGCAGTGGAACCCAGAGGATTATGGTGGCATCAAAAAGATCAGAGTACCTTCCAGGGACATTTGGCGTCCTGATCTGGTTCTTTACAACAA TGCCGACGGTGACTTTGCCATTGTTCATGAGACCAAAGTGCTGCTGGAGTACACTGGGATGATCACATGGAACCCACCCGCCATCTTCAAAAGCTACTGTGAAATTATTGTGTTGCATTTCCCCTTCGACCTCCAGAACTGCAGCATGAAGCTGGGTACCTGGACCTACGATGGGAACTTGGTCGTCATCAATCCC GACAGTGACCGCCCAGATCTGAGCCACTTTATGGAAAGCGGAGAATGGGTGATGAAGGATTTCCGTGGCTGGAAGCACTGGGTGTACTACGCCTGCTGCCAAGACACCCCCTACCTGGACATCACCTACCATTTCCTCATGCTGCGGCTTCCTCTGTACTTCATTGTTAATGTCATCATCCCGTGCATGCTCTTTTCCTTCCTCACTGGCCTTGTCTTTTATCTTCCCACGGATTCTG GTGAGAAGATGACCCTCAGCATCTCTGTCCTGTTGTCTCTGACTGTGTTCCTGCTGGTCATTGTGGAACTGATCCCATCTACCTCTAGCGCTGTACCACTCATTGGGAAGTACATGCTCTTCACCATGGTGTTTGTCATTGCATCCATCATCATCACTGTCATTGTTATCAACACCCACCACCGCTCCCCGAGCACTCACACAATGCCACACTGGGTCCGCAAG GTTTTTATCGAAACCATTCCCAACATCATGTTCTTCTCAACAATGAAACGCCCGGGAAAGGAAAAGCAGATAAAAACCATCTATGGAGCTGATTTTGATATCTCAGATATCTCTGGAAACCAGGCCTCTGCTGTTCCCTACTACTCACCCATCACAAAGAATCCTGATGTGCGCAGTGCCATTGATGGGGTCAAATACATCGCAGAAACCATGAAATCAGATGAGGAATCCAGCAGT GCTGCTGAAGAGTGGAAGTTTGTGGCCATGGTGTTGGATCACATTCTGCTTTGTGTCTTTATGGCTGTGTGTCTAATTGGCACATTAGCGGTGTTCGCAGGCCGCCTCATTGAGCTGAGTATGCTTTAA